GTAGAGCGCCGACATGTACGGCATCGCGAGGTCCGCGAACTGCGCCTGGTCCGCCATCGGGGCGAGCGTACCCGCCGGACGGTGTGCGGCGGCGGGCGATAAGATCTCTCATCGCAAGACGTCTCGTCTCGACATATGAGACAACGAGGAGGAACGACGACGTGGCCGACCCGTGGGACCCCGACCGGTACGCGACGCACGCCGGGTTCGTCCCCGCGCTCGGCGGGCCTGTCGTCGAGCTCCTCGCACTGGCGCCCGGCGAGCGAGTGCTCGACCTCGGCTGCGGCGACGGTGCGCTGACCGAGCAGCTCGTCGCGCTCGGCGGCGACGTCGTCGGCGTCGACGCGTCGCCCGCGATGGTGGACGCCGCCCGCGCCCGCGGCCTGGACGCGCGCGTCGTCGAGGGAACGGCTCTCGGCTTCGACCGCGAGTTCGACGCCGTGTTCTCGAACGCCGCGCTGCACTGGATGCGCGACGCCGACGCGGTCCTCGCCGGTGTTGCGCGCGCGTTGCGACCGGGTGGGCGGTTCGTGGCGGAGATGGGCGGTCACGGATGCGTCGCGGCCGTGTGCGTCGCGCTCGTGTCGGTCCTCGCTCGTCACGGGATCGACGGGGTGGAGCGGTTCCCGTGGTACTTCCCGACCGTCGACGACTACCACGGGCGCCTCGAGCACGCCGGGTTCGTCGTCGACTCCATCGCGCTCGTCCCCCGTCCGACGTTGCTGCCCGGCGACGTGCGTGACTGGCTCGACACGTTCGCGACCGCGTTCCTCGTCGGTTTGAGCGACGGCGAGCGTTCGCAGGTCCGCGACGAGGTCGCCGATCTGCTCGCGCCGTTCCTGCGCGACGAGACGGGACGGTGGACCGCGGACTACGTGCGGTTGCGCTTCGCCGCGCACGTCGCCTGAGGCCGTTGGCTCAGCTCAGGATGTTCACGGCGCGCGCGCCGACGACGACGATCACGAGCACCGACGCCGCGGACTGGGCAACCATCAGCGCCTTCGCGGCCGGTGTGAGCGGCATGGCGTCGGTCGGGCTGAACGCCGTCGCGTTGGTGAACGCGACGTACAGGTAGTCGAGGAAGCTCGGCACCCAGCGACCGTCGGCCGCGGCCGGCGTCGTCATCTGCGGGAACAGGAAGTCCGGGCGACGGTGGTCGGGGCGCGTCCGGGCGAGCGGGCCGCCGCGGTCGAGCTCCCAGTACCAGAGGCCGAAGACGATGACGTTCGTCACCCAGATCGCGATGGCGGAGTAGATCAACTGACGGCCGCCGGCCTTGCCGCCGTGCAGCAGCCGGTGGACGAGCAGGCCGAGCGACGTGAAGTTCGCGACGCTCAACAGCCCGATCAGCGCGACCGACAGCGCGCGCAGGCCGGACGAGTCTCGCGAGGTGTGCGACGGGTTCGTGACGACGAGCGGGACGAGGATCGCGAGCTCGAGCACCGGGATGATCCAGCCGGGCCCGATCGTCAGCCGGTTCGGCAGGAGCAGGTACAGCGCGAGCGCGGCGACGATCGCGAG
Above is a genomic segment from Acidimicrobiia bacterium containing:
- a CDS encoding methyltransferase domain-containing protein; its protein translation is MADPWDPDRYATHAGFVPALGGPVVELLALAPGERVLDLGCGDGALTEQLVALGGDVVGVDASPAMVDAARARGLDARVVEGTALGFDREFDAVFSNAALHWMRDADAVLAGVARALRPGGRFVAEMGGHGCVAAVCVALVSVLARHGIDGVERFPWYFPTVDDYHGRLEHAGFVVDSIALVPRPTLLPGDVRDWLDTFATAFLVGLSDGERSQVRDEVADLLAPFLRDETGRWTADYVRLRFAAHVA